TGGCGAAGGAGAACCGCTTTTGAGTTTGCTAATGGCtggaaaattgtttacttAATTAAAGTTGAGTAGGTTATTAAAACCTTTAAAACTTGAATTTTATATAACTAAAACATAAAGATGTCTCATGAATTTGGCTTATTTTCAACCCAAAGGTAATTCTTCATACCATTTATAGAACTCGCTTAGCGGCATACTTTTCCCTGTTCGATGCCAAAATTGAATTAACTTTTAGTTTTACACACTCGAtagaatttataaatataaattaaaataatcatcAAAATACCaacatatgtacgtatgtacatatatgaattaaacaaatattcatCTCCCACTTCTGAGAGCAAatcatttataaaacaaatgaaattaacaCAAATTCCACTCACCCGAAAACAGGAAAGCAGACAAAAAACATAAGgcattaatttataaatttaataaaattatagtACTAAACTTAAGACGATAAAAATTTTGCTATAACGAATCGTAACCAAGGAATTGAAGCGTTTTTCCTGGGTTGCAACGGTCTTGCTGTGCACAACACTGTAAGTTGTAAGACATTGAACTCGAGTGTGGGTTATAAATGTTAACAGTATAACAATTATAATACAGACCCTTTTGTTTTACTGATTCATTATAATTACCGTCAACTACTTGCGTGCCGCTAATGGCCTACACGAAAGTTTGCTGTTAGTTATAAGTATCATCCTAAATTGTGCTAAGTGGAAACGATTTGTATTTTGTACTTATTTCCTGAAACCCATTAGTTTTTCGCCCTATTATCTACACTGGCTTATcagaaattcaaacaataacaattgaGTGCTTTAGTACCCTATGTATAGACTGGGCTATCTTGCAAAATAGTACCGGCATCATGACACGTTGAGTTAAACTGGACAGCACTACAGGTACGAACACTTTTTAGTATATGCTATATAAGGATCGATAAGATTGATGACATCACGTCTTGGTTAACTTGAAACGTGGGAGTTATAAAGCCGTATTTTATATCAGAGCTTTGAAGTCCTAatcaatattttcatttatctATAGACCGATTTAAATGCCTGTACAATAGGACCTTTGCCATAAACAAAACTCAAAGAGCGGTGTCTAAATTCATATAACTTTGAGCTCGTTGACGCACTATAATATTTGAGCGAATGACAGCAGAAATATGTTAACAAAGCGAAAAAGTAtaatacatgtacatatgtaggtcCAACTCGGGTAATCCATGtggagaaataaaaaacagctACATAGCAAAAATGTGAACTACATTCAGCGTGTAAATTGATAACCAGACAGAAAATTCGGTTGGAATGGAAGGGGACTATTGTCGGAATAAATATCAGTATGAAATACGAACAAACAAATACGTCAACCGTAAATTCAAGAAGTACTGTTGTTATTAAGCTTCTAGCATCGCCAGTCCCACTCCTTGAACCTATTTTTACCCTTTTGGGCGTTATCCAATCTTGGCCCGCTTTGTCGGCTATATCAACCCACGTCTGACCTTTTCACCGAAAAACCGCAAAAGCAGGTCTtcaatatattataaataacgTGTGGTGAGTTACCTTTGACACGTGAAGGGTCATTAATCAAAATAAGACGTAAACAAAGTGGCTTTCTGCCAATAGGCATGCATATTATAATTTCCAGCAAGAAAATTCTTTCGAGTGCAATGGAtttgcaaaaggaaaaaaatgcTAGAGTAGGTACTCTACTAAggaaaattttatatttttgtttaagtaTATCAAAATGAACTATTATTGTAtgagaaaaaattaaatacaggTAAATACTTCATAAACTAACGTacagttaaattaaaaatttatgcaTAAAATCTTGTGCTCACAAGTGTGGACCTAGTAAACTTTTTTGCCCTGAGCTTCATGAAATCCAATTTAACCCATGAAAATTTATGGCACCTATTCATGGGTGGCAACACCCCCCAAAAAACCaccaaaacaataacaatgcaCCTATACACCGAAAAGTCCGGTTCTCTTGCTCTACCCGCAGTGCGTCAGAAGAAAATCACAGTCACAAGGGACATACTTTGAGTGCCGTTATCAGAACGCAATACAGCTGTGGAGCAGCAACCACTCAGCTGTTGACAAGAATATGAGTGTATGCAagcgtgtgtgcgtgagtgcgGGGGTATAAGCGTCTGGCTTGAGTTTCTGCGTTTAATTCCAACTTAGGTACTGGTGCACTGAAGCCCTATTTTCGTTCTTCCAATTGCCGTTCCGGTCTGAACTGTTCGTTCTGGTTGGAATACTTACCAGGTAGACAGGTAGATCCGTTTATCCATACAATTGCAGCACCTTTTTCGGATCAGTTGCACtgtttttcctcctttttatGGGGAAATCAAGAAAACTCGATACGGATGGGCATTGCAGTATCACACACTTGCACTTTTTCGATTGCACagaaacacatacacacaattGAAAAATCGGCGACCTGTAATGGGAGCTAATGGCGTTTCGGAAGAGAATTTCCCGCTCTTCAGCCAAAGTTTCAATCCCCTTTCCGCTGGAGCACAAAGAATTTACAAGAGCTCCAGAAATCCACTTTCGCGGCCGTTACAAAAAACACAAGTGTACTAATCGAAGCGAAGTGTACGTCCGCTCGCCAGTGTGACCGCACTGATAACTGTAGGAAATACAGTTATCACACATTTGGGTGTCCGGTATTCTCAAATCCACTAAACTAGGGCTGCAATAAAAATCATGGCAACTTAACTCACTTTACGcgatacttttttttaaaagtttggataaatatttactattgTTGACTGTAGAAAATAACTAGGAATGagaatttttgtaattttagaTTTTCGCTTTGGCTGAAGAGCGGGAAATTCTCCTCCGAAACGCCATTAGCTCCCATTACAGGTCGCCGATTTTCCaattgtgtgtatgtgtttctGTGCAATCGAAAAAGTGCAATTGTGTGATACTGCAATGCACATCCATACTGAGTTTTCATGAATTCCCCATAAAAAGAATGTAGAGATGCAATTACATCATTTTAAGCAACCGttaaattccaaaaaaataattgctGACAGATTTGTTCGTCCCCAGCAGTTTACTATGTATGTCCAGATCAAATGCGCTCGGTCACACATTGTGGCTCCATGTTCATAAGTTACGCCGTGCGTGTTTCTCCCCAGGATGAAGTTAGTCTTCCTAGCATCAACAACATCCCTGGACCCCACTGCAGAGAGATTCCCCGGTGCCCAGATCCTGCCGCTTTTTGATTAAGTCCACTCTTCAATGTTATCAGTTTCGCAGTGAAAGTTAGGAACAACCTTAGTctattagaaaaaaaaataataatcgtTACACATACATTGTACATTAATTCCCGAGGACTTTCtctgcatttattttttatattcctCAAGGAATATAAAATTTCTCGAGAAAAAATCCTTGTTTTTTTCGATATTTCCCAGGACTACCCCTCTTCCAGAGGACTTCTTCGACAACTTCGAATTCTTCTCCACGAACATTCCTTGCCTTTTTGAATGGAAAGTACCCTAGGAATTCTGGAAGATTTCTGTGGATTCCTTAAGGAGTTCTTGGGGAATCCATAGGGATTGGTACTGAAGGGAAAAATTACAGTTTTTGAGATAAATTTTAAGATACATAAAGTATATTCAATCTATTAAATCTGTAATTTTAAAAGCTCGTTCGGACAATATTGTCCATTActtttgtaattgtttattGTAGATTCACTACATCTTACCGTCCCAAACGCCTGTAGATTTTAAATACGTCATGGTGTTTCTGTAGTTCAGTATCACCACGAGGTTGAGAGTGATCGGGAAATCCCAAAGGCGGAAATCAGAAGGCCGACGGTGTCAGCCGCAAATAGCGCGCCCCTCCATGTCGGCGAGTCTAGAATCGTGGTGTCTGAAAAGCCGTAAGATTTTATCAATGCATTGAAGGACAGAACCAGGCACCACTTCTCCATCTACAAGTTTGGAATTCAGCTAATCTGTTTTTGGTATATTGTAAGCCTAATTATGTAGTAAGCTATTTAAACAGTAAATGGCCTTGACTTAAGACGTGGATAGGGAGCATATctgcatgtatgtatatgtaattAATTGGTCTGATCGAATGCtgttaaaatttaaacatgATTACCAATTTTCAGAAGTTAAATACAGTGGTTTATTTGTATTGCTATAGATATAAGGTACAAGGTATAAACTTAGGAAAGGTAAGTAAAACAGTAAAACCCGATTAGAGATCTCGACCCGGAATTGTCAGTTTAGATTTACCAGCTTGTAGGAAAGCCTGTGTCCCCCCAATTACATCTAAACCTTTACTATCAGAAAATGTGTGAGTATCAAATGGACTGTAGATGGCCATCCACAGAACGCTAATCCTTCCGCCGGCAGCGTCTCCGTGTGGCAAGTGCAACAACTGTCCTTGCGGCACAAGCGGCGGAGCCCCGTCCCCACAGCAGCCGCCCCACCGCCCACCCCCCTCTTACGCTCaccagccacagcagcagccagaTAGCTGTCCCTATCCGGGTCCCCAGGGTCAAGGAGCAGGCGGTTGCCAGGTTAACTTGCCCCAGCCGCAAGGAGAACCCGCAGCATGCAGCCTTTATCAAAGCCGAGGAGCCCCCACCGTGGAGTGCACGTGCACCCAGAACCGCAACCGGCCCCCTCCGCCCTCCATCCAGGCGGACCACATCACGTGCAGCCGGGGTCCGCGGGAACAGCCGCCTGTCCTGGAGACCCGCTGCAACTGTCGCGAGAAGCCCGCCAAAATGGAGTGCCACTGCTCCCCGCCGGTTGCCCCGCCCCCcaatcaacagcagcagcaggcgatGGCCCAGCCCACCTACGCCAACGTGACCTGTGGCCAGAGCCTGCCCAGAGGTCCGCAACCCTATCGCCCGCATCATGGCCACCACAGCCAGAACCAGAACTCCTGCGGTCACTGCCAATCGCAAAAGAAGCacaagaagcagaagaagtGCGTCATTCAGTGATGTTAAGGTCGAGCCACGGGAGAACGTTGAGATCCCAGCAGGCACAACGGAGCAGGCTACACAGATTACTACACCACTCACAACATGACAGAACTCCAAAATTTCGGGATAGCCAAATTACCAGTTTTGCCCTGATTTCCGGGTCAATAAAGCCAATGTGACCGCTAATGGGCAAGTTAAGCAGGTAGCCGTGTGTCCGTTTAATACATCAGTATCTCCTTCCGGATAGGGAACAGTCCGAGCGCCGGTCAAGTGGGTCGAAGGCCATCGCAACCCTGCTGCGAGGAGGGCATTTTCCACGGAAGCCATCGGAATGCGGAGCGGAATCGCAGTCGCCACTGCTTCGTGATTCGCTCACAAAGGCCTCCTAAGAACGTGGCTATCCTTGGTGCAGAAACTCGGTGCTGCTGTTCTCCACCAACGACGATATGCCCATGCTCATCTGCGCCTGCTAAGCCCCGCCAGCGATGCTGCTGTTCCTCAGCTACGGAGCCTGGAAGGCAACGCGTTTGCTGCTCCTCCGGGAACAAGCCGCAGAGATGCATTAGCAACTGCCCTGGCAACGGACATGGCGGACCAGCGGCGCGGAGGATACAGATGTGCCATCCGGATGCATACCCCGTGCCTGAGCCTCTGAAGACGAAGCCGATGTGCTTTCATCCCATTGGTGCTAGATGCAATGGTGAGAATCAGAAAGCGGAGCAGCCCAGGCCGGCAGTGGCTTCGGAGGAGCTAATTCTCCTACAGCCAGACCCACAGTCTGAGATTCCAAACAGCGACTCCATACGATCCTTTCAGCCCGCTGTTCACGCGATAAATGAAAACTGCCAGGATCCCCATGATCCCTACTATCCATATCCCCCTAGAAGCAGGCGTCTGCAGGAAGTGGATCCTCTAGTCAACTTTGATCTGAATCGCTTCGATAGGGATGCTACCCGTCGAGGTCCCGCAGGCAGGAGAAGAAACGTCTCCATACGCACCTGCGTAGACTACGATTACGAACCGGGATATCCAGCTCGAGAGAACATATATTTAGTTCCAAATAGTCCACCCGGAAATCGTCATCCACAAACTTATTCCGGTCATGCTCGTCCTCAGGCTCCCTCCAAATATTCACCATTAAGATCACGACCCCCTCCGGCATACCAACCTTTATATGAATCGAACCCCCCTAGTTGTTCATCCCCTCCCGCTGCATGTCCACCCAGAACCCGACCACCCGCAAAAATGCAGCGTCAATATCATCCCAGAACTCTACCGGGATCATATGGTTTGTATTTTCCATATTATCCGAGCGCAGGCGATTGATTTTTCCATTCTCCATTAAGAAAATTCTGGGATCGACTACGTTAAGTGTCCGTATAGATGACAGGCCAAAATAGGACAAACTAATAAGTAAGTGTTTTAATTGTGGCATAAggtttttattacattttattaactAAAGAATCTAAAATTGGTTGGATATTGTGTATTCAGATTTTAATGTTCTACGCTTTACAATAATCGTTCCAATATCAAATATTCGCGGCACAGACAATTATTCGATATATATTCACTTTTACATTTGGTAAAAATGCAGCCCTGAAAGTTTGAGAAGTACTGGTAGGGCTGCGCACTGTGCTTAGTGTTGGAAACCGCAAGTCACAGTGCGGAAGAAGAAGACCTCGCGTGCAAAACACGCCgcaatatattattttatttcaattataataaaataaagccaGTCATGGATGATGCAGACTACGATAACGACGAGTTAGTGCAGGCGTTACATATGATTACCGTACCCTTTACTTACATACTCCACCAATTGCAGTGTTGGCGGGGATGACTTTGACGATGTCGACGAGGACGTGGACGAGGACATTaaccaggaggaggaggcggacaACATCGAAATCATAGCCCCCGGCGGAGCGGGTGGCGGAGGTGTGCCCAAGTCCAAGCGAATCACCACCAAGTACATGACGAAATACGAGCGCGCAAGAGTCCTGGGCACACGAGCGCTCCAGATCGCCATGTGTGCACCTATCATGGTGGAGCTGGACGGGGAAACAGATCCCTTGCAGATAGCCATGAAGGAGCTCAAGCAAAAGAAAATCCCCATCATCATCCGCCGATACCTGCCGGATCACTCCTACGAGGACTGGAGCATAGACGAGCTTATCATGGTGGACAATTAGCTAGTACTCAACCCCTTTAtccataataaaacaaatcgACTAAGTACAATCTACATATGTGGTTGTTGAATTCCCCGTAATGACGAATGTCAATGGACAACATACTCCGTTTTTCCTGCATGCAATCCCTAATATGTACACTATAGTCTGCTTAATGGCCCATCTTTAATGAAATTTGTTCGCTTTAAACCTATTTTATACTAGTATATGAATATGGTGTGGACCAATGACTGGATAATATTGCTGCCATGCGTTTAGTACCAAGCAATAAGACCACGCTACTGTAgtacaatattttatttcacgTAACAAATGTATAGATTTAGTAAACAGCTGCTTTTGAACACAAACCCATATTTGAGGAACTCTTGGTTTCTAGCTCCAAGCATATCCCTCATCCCTTTGATAGCAAACGCGCTCCAGAAGACCGACGGCATGCTTGCCAGTGCGGCAAATCGACCCCACTACTCCTGGCAGTAGACCACACTCCGAAAGATTCTGTTCGCCAAAGACCTGCCCGGCGGCATCTTCTCCTTCTGTATCTGACTGGGGCGTCTCCGAGCTCTCGAGCAGCTTTTGTGTGGCCTTGCTAAAGGCCAACGTATTGGTGTTACTGGCCAGCGTAGCGCTAAACATCTGACGCGTCTCGGACAGCAGCTCAGCCACGCTGGGTAGGAATGTAGGTAGCATCAGGCCCTTCATATCTATGCTGAAGTAGTCGACGCCGTCTAGGCGCACTTTCTTGGACCGCGGAACCAAGTGCTGCATGGTGGCCTTGGGAAAGGCCACTGGCGACAGCAGAGTGGGAGGCACTCCGGCCAGACGGCCCACTGTGCTGATGGCACTCTTGGCATTAAGGAGATAGCTAAAAAAGCCTTGGCACTCCACGCCGTCGACCAGCAGTAGAGAGTTGTCGCTAAAGTCCTCTCGCATTTCGGCAGCTTGTTGCTTCCTGGCATGAGAGGACTGAATACGTCGCAGCTCGCGCTCATCTACGCCCAAGCTCTCCAGCCAGtcctcatcatcgtcctcGTCTATCTGGGCCGGTGGAAGAGCATCTTCCCCCGCATCTAAGCCCAAGGTGGTCTCCTCGGTAAAACTGTTGTCGTGAACGTTTCCACTGGTCTCGCTTTTAAGAGGCATGCTGAACTCGATCCCCTCCTGTCGGAGAGCTTGCCGCATTCCCCGAGTCGAGGGCGTGACCAAGGCGTGGCTCTCCGCCCGACCCCCCACTCCTGCAGCTCGGAACAAGACCGTAAAGGTGTTGGCACATAGGTAGAAGTACGGGCACTGGCGGGCACGAAGCAGCTGGAATAGTCCCCGGAAGCTGTAGTCCCACTCCTCCGCCAAAGCCTTGCGCTCCCGCTCGCCCACCACCACGCCCACGTTCTCCTTGGAGGTGCGTGGAAAGAGAGTCAACCATGGCAGGTGCGGATGCTGCCAGTAGTAGTTACATTGATTAAACCGCGTGGCGTCCGAGATATCCAGCGTGCTTTCCGTCCGCTGCGGGTCCATGCAGCGCACGAAGCTGGTAAGTCCGCTGGCCAACTGCGAGGTTTTCAGTTGGATGGCCGGCAGCTCCGTAGGACAAAAAAAACGGGTCCTCGTCTTCAGGGACCAGTCCACAGGTAGGTGGGCGGTGTGCTTCTGCCGGGCGGCCAACTCCGCGTCATCTTCGTCCTCAGCGTTGATTTGGGGCTGCTGAAAGAGCTTGGCAAAGGCCTGGGGGTCGTATTTCTGCAGCACAAACTTGGTGGGCGGCGGGCGCGTGGGCGTTTCCCGCACAAAGCAGGAGGAGGCAGTGGCCACCGGTTCGAGGCCCGGCCGGTGCGGATCAACGCAGAATTTCTTGGCATCATCTGTGGATCTGGGGAAAGGATTGAATAATTGGGTTTtcgggagagagagagaaactGACTTCGCGAACGGATTCTTTCGCTTCTGGGCGAGCTTAGCCTCTAGTAGTGTGCTCTTATCCGTCTCATCCAATTTATATCCTGGCCGcctattgttgttgttgctcacGCGGGCGGCCAATTTGTTCTTCTTCTGCTTAAGCCGCTGCAGTTTGATGAACTGGAAAACGAAACAGTAACATCAGTGGCGGGCATTTGCTCCTCCGGGTCCATACCTACGTCATCTGGCCGCGTCCATTTGGAAGCTACACTCGCTTCGCTGGACATGCTCAATGGCTTAGTTGCCCGCACTGGACCTTTACGGATTCTTAAAGTACTTTGCGGACTCGAAGTCTTCGAAGCCTTTGCAAATATCACAAAAATTAAGGCGCGCAATTAGGGATGTGAGATCTTTCGATTGATTAGCTCGTTATTCGCTATTTTCGCCAATGTTCAACCCTCGAAAATATCGTTAGTCGACAACTGAAACGAACCCCAAAATTTTACTGTGCGGGCTATGAATTTAATTGGAACATTTTTAAGGCTCTGTTACTTGGCcacttaaaatatataattatctCAAGcagaaaatgtaattaacaGACTGgtaaaaataacagaaaaatgaaaatttcaaatatttttttaagcaataaatttttttaaatgcaaaggAATAACCCTATTTTACAGTAacagaattttttttaatttttaaattattaaattgcatttaaagaaatttaaatattaaaaaagctttAAGTCTTCATTGCtttcttttgcatttattaatCCTTCGAAAAATGTAAAGTTGTTACGTTTAACCCTTAATACCGTTAAGTCTGAGTCCTTAGATGATGGGTTagatatacttttttttaagaaataataataaaatcatgtcaataaataaaaatattttgcgcTATAAAAAATGTACTTGATTATGAAATCGCTTTTCTATGCATATGGGGAGGGGTGGTCGAATACATGATTTGTAAAAGCTGTTGCAGCATCTGGTAACACTGGCCGTCGCTACGTTTTATGTGATAcgtaaacaaatcaatttgatAAACAATGAGCCTCACCGATGTCTGTCGCATTTGTGCCAACAAAATCAAGGGCCACAAGCGTGATCGCAACATATTCAAGTACATGCGCGGAAGGTTGCTGGAGCAACTGAAGCTAATCACGGGAGTGGAGGTAAGTGGTTTGGAATCAGCTTCTGGCTTTGAAACCATTTGTTATAAACTTGGTTTTCTCCAGTTAACAAGGAACCAGGGACTGCCGGAGTTCGTTTGCGAACGCTGTTTCTCCGAGCTGGACCTGGCCATAAAGTTCCGCGAGCGGTGCATCTTCTCGCAAAAGTACCTGCTGGAGATCAGGAAGAAATCCAGGGTTCAGAGCATTGTTCACATAGACCTGAGTCCCGAACCACTGGACGAGCAAATGATCGATGCGGATCAGTTGAAGACGGACGACGACGAAGAGTTCGTGTGTTATCAAGGCACGGAAGAAGAAGACCCCCAAGATCTAGAGGAATTCCAGCCGGTTGACGACCCCGCCCCGGCCTCGGTGATcgcagcagcagaggcagcgCACCAAATGGATCAACAGGAGCAGCATATGGAACGGGCCGCCAAGAGGCGCAGAAACTTCTTTATCTGCGACGAGTGTGGGACCCTGTTCCACGATGAGTACCTGTACAACGAGCATCTGAATGGTCACCAAGATCGGCGGGAGATGAACCAGTTCTTCCCCTGCTCGGAGTGCCCAGAGACATTCAAAAAGAAGGCACTGCTGAAGCTTCATCGTGCCCAGTGTCACTCATCCCAGCGCAAGTTCAAGTGCGCCATCTGCAACGAGGTTTTCTCGGCTCTGGGGGCCAAGCTGCGGCACGACAAGTAAGGATGCTGGGAGTTAATTGCTAAGTGGAGCCCTCTCTGCAACTTCTAATTAATTTCAGAGCCCATGAGAACGAAAGACCTTATCCATGCCTAGAATGCGGAATGATTTTCAGCAGCGTTTCCGAATTGCAGAACCACTGCTTGACCCACTCAGAGGAAAACCGGAAGTTCAGGTAATCCCACAACTTGCACAGCTTTACATATATCTTCATTTCGTGTCTTTTAAGGTGTGAACCTTGCAACAAGAATTTTATAACTCGCAGGGATCTGGTGGCCCATACAAAAACAGCACCGCACAAGCGTTTCGCTAAATATATGCAGGATGAATTCGATTTAAGCGAATTGTTAACCTACTCCTAATTATTACCACCcgtttttataaataaattttaaggtcagaattaataaataaattataattacaatgGCCTAGTTTACTTATTCGTAAGGTCCATATTCAATGATGGAGAACAACCtgcatattattttttataagtgTTCAAAATtgtagttttaatttatttaacataaaattaCTTCTGTTGTACTTTCAAGTAAGatacattttcttaaatattgaTTCTTTTAAATGAAGGAGGGAATGCAATTGTAAAAGGGCggtattttaaatgaattacgGTGTAGGATGATTGGAACAATTTTCCGTAAACCGCTctgtaaatttcaatttaaaaaaataatatttcccTTAGCgattaaattttctttattttgtttcagCATTTTGGACTAATATTGTTCAAAGAGGTCAGAAAAACTCAACTCCAGCAGCTTGGCGCTAATCTAATTCTCGGCCTCTAAAGAACCGGTCCAACTTAAAAGAGCTTTCGAATACGGCGCATGCGTCCTTTCAGCTGAAGCTGCCTTATATAGAGGTCTTCGATTGGGTTTCTGTATATACCGCGAATTCAACTGGTAGCTGCCGCACGAACCACAGAGTCCTACGTCACATTGGTATACACACGGAATCGGAGCATCTGCCGCCGAAAAATCAATATCTTACAAAACACCTACGTGTACGGTTGAAATCGGGCAATATGTTGTTCTGTTCGCAAAGTAAGtctattaaaataatatttatgggAGGATCAGGTGGACAGTCTATGTTTTTCAAGATGTGTACATGATGGTTGCGATGCTTGTGGTCGCCTTAAGTGGCTACCAGGTTCAGTCCTATGGCTCCAAGGATATTTTGGCCGATGCCCTGCTGACGGATCTGCTCAATCGCATGGACAACGACATGCAGGTAGGCTACTACGATGTTGGCAACGAGGCAGCTGCTGGCTCCAAGGACAATGTGGACCTGGTCTCCCGATCGGAATACGCGAGGCTGTGTGATGGGGGAAGCGACTGCATCTTGCAATCGGGATCGGGAGCAGCCTCCCATCCTTCGTTGAGGGACCACGAGTTCCTGCAGCACAGCTCCCTGTGGGGTCACCAGTTCATCTCCGGCGGAATGGGAGAGGGTCCCAATAGGTATCCTACCATAGCGAAGAATGACGCCGGTCTGCCTGCATACTGCAACCCTCCAAACCCTTGCCCCGAGGGCTATGACATGGAGACCCAAGGTGGCAGCTGCATCGTGGACTTCGAAAACACGGCCATCTTCAGCCGGGAGTTCCAGGCTGCACAGGACTGCACCTGCGATAACGAACATATGTTCGACTGCTCGGAACAAGATAGTGCCGATACCGGCTCCGAGAAGGGTGACCTGAACTCCGCCGTGGAGCAGTACATCCTGCAGATGGGCCAGGAGAACAGCCTGAACAACGTGAACAGCCTGGTTAAGAAGGGCGGGTACCCAGTGATGCCCGATCCTCGTCTGGATGACGCGGTTATGAACCCGTTTCTCCAGGGCGATCGCTTGCCCATAGCCGCCAAAAAGGGCAACCTTCTATTCCACTAAGCTGGCTCGATGATTCTTTGAGCATACACGACCATACCTACATTGTTTTCCATATGGGTGTCTAATACTATTACCTATCATAGCAGGTTATTAATGTTGTCCCGCAAGCGAAGTCTAGTAATGTTTCTACCCGTTCCCCGcaaataaagttattattaCCGAATTTGCCTTCGGATTTAGCTTATCTTTTGCATATTCGTAGCCTAAGATTGGTGGCCCGAAAGAACCCGTCTTTGATAAATATTGAACTTATTGACACAATGTCTTCTGTatctatttctatttatttattgtatcAAAATATTCACATTTCATCAAATCATCAAtcatcatttatttaaaaataactatTCTCGATAAGTCGAGTGCATAAATAGATCATTAACTCTCTGCTGCACTCAGCTGCGAATTAGCTCCACTTTGAGTATTTTGAGTCAGCATGCACTGGCCGCGTGTCCCTAAGGATACACGCGGGAATTGACTTAAACATAACCTAAGAAATGATAGTTATAGTACATCGTATGAATGTTGCTGCCACAATGGGCGATTACCCACGCACACGCATACATCGTTACTGGCAGTGTGATTAGCTAATTATTATGTTCGTTGTGTCGCCAGGATGCCTCCTGAACCCCAGTATATCTTGGATCTCTCTCGCGTCCCTATGTATACTTTACAACACAATCCCTTCTGACTACAACTCTATGTATTGGCTTAGTCTTAAGAGTAGGCAGTTTCTAAAAAGAGGCGGAATTCGTTAACAAGGTCTAACTTAGCACTACGTCTAGGATGTACGGGTATTTTATAGGTGGCCTGtgccgttgccgccgccaTTGG
This genomic stretch from Drosophila yakuba strain Tai18E2 chromosome 3R, Prin_Dyak_Tai18E2_2.1, whole genome shotgun sequence harbors:
- the LOC6535394 gene encoding DNA-directed RNA polymerases I, II, and III subunit RPABC2; translation: MDDADYDNDDVGGDDFDDVDEDVDEDINQEEEADNIEIIAPGGAGGGGVPKSKRITTKYMTKYERARVLGTRALQIAMCAPIMVELDGETDPLQIAMKELKQKKIPIIIRRYLPDHSYEDWSIDELIMVDN
- the LOC6535395 gene encoding protein downstream neighbor of son homolog, whose translation is MSSEASVASKWTRPDDFIKLQRLKQKKNKLAARVSNNNNRRPGYKLDETDKSTLLEAKLAQKRKNPFAKSTDDAKKFCVDPHRPGLEPVATASSCFVRETPTRPPPTKFVLQKYDPQAFAKLFQQPQINAEDEDDAELAARQKHTAHLPVDWSLKTRTRFFCPTELPAIQLKTSQLASGLTSFVRCMDPQRTESTLDISDATRFNQCNYYWQHPHLPWLTLFPRTSKENVGVVVGERERKALAEEWDYSFRGLFQLLRARQCPYFYLCANTFTVLFRAAGVGGRAESHALVTPSTRGMRQALRQEGIEFSMPLKSETSGNVHDNSFTEETTLGLDAGEDALPPAQIDEDDDEDWLESLGVDERELRRIQSSHARKQQAAEMREDFSDNSLLLVDGVECQGFFSYLLNAKSAISTVGRLAGVPPTLLSPVAFPKATMQHLVPRSKKVRLDGVDYFSIDMKGLMLPTFLPSVAELLSETRQMFSATLASNTNTLAFSKATQKLLESSETPQSDTEGEDAAGQVFGEQNLSECGLLPGVVGSICRTGKHAVGLLERVCYQRDEGYAWS
- the LOC6539828 gene encoding uncharacterized protein LOC6539828, with protein sequence MGNSPSAGQVGRRPSQPCCEEGIFHGSHRNAERNRSRHCFVIRSQRPPKNVAILGAETRCCCSPPTTICPCSSAPAKPRQRCCCSSATEPGRQRVCCSSGNKPQRCISNCPGNGHGGPAARRIQMCHPDAYPVPEPLKTKPMCFHPIGARCNGENQKAEQPRPAVASEELILLQPDPQSEIPNSDSIRSFQPAVHAINENCQDPHDPYYPYPPRSRRLQEVDPLVNFDLNRFDRDATRRGPAGRRRNVSIRTCVDYDYEPGYPARENIYLVPNSPPGNRHPQTYSGHARPQAPSKYSPLRSRPPPAYQPLYESNPPSCSSPPAACPPRTRPPAKMQRQYHPRTLPGSYENSGIDYVKCPYR
- the LOC6535392 gene encoding trithorax group protein osa — protein: MSSPCGKCNNCPCGTSGGAPSPQQPPHRPPPSYAHQPQQQPDSCPYPGPQGQGAGGCQVNLPQPQGEPAACSLYQSRGAPTVECTCTQNRNRPPPPSIQADHITCSRGPREQPPVLETRCNCREKPAKMECHCSPPVAPPPNQQQQQAMAQPTYANVTCGQSLPRGPQPYRPHHGHHSQNQNSCGHCQSQKKHKKQKKCVIQ
- the LOC6535396 gene encoding transcription factor Ouib: MSLTDVCRICANKIKGHKRDRNIFKYMRGRLLEQLKLITGVELTRNQGLPEFVCERCFSELDLAIKFRERCIFSQKYLLEIRKKSRVQSIVHIDLSPEPLDEQMIDADQLKTDDDEEFVCYQGTEEEDPQDLEEFQPVDDPAPASVIAAAEAAHQMDQQEQHMERAAKRRRNFFICDECGTLFHDEYLYNEHLNGHQDRREMNQFFPCSECPETFKKKALLKLHRAQCHSSQRKFKCAICNEVFSALGAKLRHDKAHENERPYPCLECGMIFSSVSELQNHCLTHSEENRKFRCEPCNKNFITRRDLVAHTKTAPHKRFAKYMQDEFDLSELLTYS
- the LOC6535397 gene encoding neuroendocrine protein 7B2; amino-acid sequence: MLFCSQNVYMMVAMLVVALSGYQVQSYGSKDILADALLTDLLNRMDNDMQVGYYDVGNEAAAGSKDNVDLVSRSEYARLCDGGSDCILQSGSGAASHPSLRDHEFLQHSSLWGHQFISGGMGEGPNRYPTIAKNDAGLPAYCNPPNPCPEGYDMETQGGSCIVDFENTAIFSREFQAAQDCTCDNEHMFDCSEQDSADTGSEKGDLNSAVEQYILQMGQENSLNNVNSLVKKGGYPVMPDPRLDDAVMNPFLQGDRLPIAAKKGNLLFH